In the genome of Carnobacterium pleistocenium FTR1, one region contains:
- a CDS encoding rod shape-determining protein, whose translation MFRFGNKDIGIDLGTANTNVYVAGKGIVLREPSVVAKDTVTGEIVAVGEDARNMIGRTPGSIVAIRPMKNGVIADYDTTAAMMKYYIEKAIGKSTSKPFVMICVPSGVTEVEKRAVVDATRMAGAKDAFIIEEPFAAAIGAGLPVMDPTGSMVVDIGGGTTDVATIALGGIVSSRSIRLAGDRMDDVIIHYVRKKFNLLIGERTAEQIKIQIGCASVEKAAEYGVMDIRGRDLLTGLPQTIEISAVDIAEAIQEVIEGIIVAVRETLEETSPEISADVIDHGIVLTGGGALLKNIGDVIAEETDVPVFIANEPLDCVALGTGETLKHINMYKKRANR comes from the coding sequence TTGTTTAGATTTGGTAATAAAGATATAGGGATCGATTTAGGTACTGCAAATACAAATGTGTATGTTGCTGGAAAAGGCATCGTTTTAAGAGAACCTTCAGTAGTCGCAAAAGATACTGTAACAGGAGAAATTGTTGCAGTTGGAGAAGATGCAAGAAATATGATTGGGAGAACACCAGGTTCAATTGTTGCCATTCGTCCTATGAAAAATGGGGTTATTGCGGATTACGATACAACAGCAGCAATGATGAAATATTACATTGAAAAAGCAATAGGAAAGTCAACATCTAAACCATTTGTCATGATTTGTGTGCCAAGCGGTGTAACGGAAGTTGAAAAAAGAGCAGTCGTAGATGCTACCAGAATGGCAGGAGCGAAAGATGCTTTTATCATTGAAGAACCTTTTGCAGCGGCAATTGGAGCAGGCTTGCCTGTGATGGATCCCACTGGAAGTATGGTAGTAGATATTGGCGGTGGAACAACAGATGTAGCCACTATTGCATTAGGTGGAATCGTTAGTAGTCGTTCTATTCGTTTAGCAGGAGACCGTATGGACGATGTAATCATTCATTATGTACGAAAAAAATTCAATCTGTTAATAGGTGAACGTACAGCTGAACAAATTAAAATTCAAATTGGCTGTGCTTCTGTTGAAAAAGCTGCAGAATATGGAGTTATGGATATACGTGGGCGTGACTTACTAACAGGACTGCCACAAACGATTGAAATTTCAGCTGTTGACATTGCTGAAGCTATTCAAGAGGTAATAGAAGGCATTATTGTTGCAGTTAGAGAAACTCTTGAAGAAACTTCACCTGAAATTTCTGCAGATGTTATTGATCATGGAATTGTGTTAACTGGTGGTGGAGCATTACTTAAAAATATTGGTGATGTCATTGCTGAAGAAACAGACGTTCCAGTATTTATAGCAAATGAACCACTAGATTGCGTTGCACTTGGTACGGGTGAAACATTAAAGCATATTAATATGTATAAAAAAAGAGCAAATAGATAA
- a CDS encoding cold-shock protein, whose product MEQGTVKWFNAEKGFGFIEREGADDVFVHFSAIQSEGFKSLEEGQAVTFDVEEGNRGPQAANVNKA is encoded by the coding sequence ATGGAACAAGGTACAGTAAAATGGTTTAACGCAGAAAAAGGTTTTGGTTTTATCGAACGTGAAGGAGCAGATGATGTATTCGTACATTTCTCAGCTATCCAAAGCGAAGGATTTAAATCATTAGAAGAAGGACAAGCAGTAACTTTCGATGTTGAAGAAGGAAACCGTGGACCTCAAGCAGCAAACGTAAACAAAGCGTAA
- a CDS encoding cold-shock protein: MEQGTVKWFNAEKGFGFIEREGAEDVFVHFSAIQSEGFKSLEEGQAVTFDVEEGNRGPQAANVNKA, translated from the coding sequence ATGGAACAAGGTACAGTAAAATGGTTTAACGCAGAAAAAGGTTTTGGTTTTATCGAACGTGAAGGAGCAGAAGATGTATTCGTACATTTCTCAGCTATCCAAAGCGAAGGATTTAAATCATTAGAAGAAGGACAAGCAGTAACTTTCGATGTTGAAGAAGGAAACCGTGGACCTCAAGCAGCAAACGTAAACAAAGCTTAA
- a CDS encoding cold-shock protein, whose product MEQGTVKWFNAEKGFGFIEREGADDVFVHFSAIQSEGFKSLEEGQAVTFDVEEGNRGPQAANVNKA is encoded by the coding sequence ATGGAACAAGGTACAGTAAAATGGTTTAACGCAGAAAAAGGTTTTGGTTTTATCGAACGTGAAGGAGCAGACGATGTATTCGTACATTTCTCAGCTATCCAAAGCGAAGGATTTAAATCATTAGAAGAAGGACAAGCAGTAACTTTCGATGTTGAAGAAGGAAACCGTGGACCTCAAGCAGCAAACGTAAACAAAGCTTAA
- the radC gene encoding RadC family protein encodes MTIKSVNLIKEVPIQSRPRERLEDYGEKALANHELLAILLRTGTKGTNVMTLAMTMLNHFEDLYYLKTASCQELMALSGIGRIKAIELKAAIELGVRISQASQIKIGQITSSTRAGEMLLVEMRGLQQEHVVVLYLNTKNEIIKKETIFIGGLNSSVAHPREIFRGAVRYSAARIIVGHNHPSGNPEPSEADIQFTRRMSECGELMGIEMLDHIIVGEHEFISLKETGIC; translated from the coding sequence ATGACAATAAAAAGTGTAAATCTTATTAAAGAAGTACCTATTCAATCTAGGCCTAGAGAAAGGCTAGAAGACTATGGGGAAAAAGCTCTTGCCAATCATGAGTTGCTTGCTATTTTACTTAGAACAGGTACTAAAGGAACAAATGTTATGACCCTAGCTATGACTATGCTCAATCATTTTGAAGATCTTTATTATTTGAAAACAGCTTCTTGTCAGGAACTAATGGCCCTTTCAGGGATTGGAAGAATAAAGGCGATAGAACTAAAAGCAGCTATTGAATTAGGTGTCCGCATTTCACAAGCCTCGCAAATTAAAATTGGTCAAATCACCTCTAGCACAAGAGCTGGTGAAATGTTATTGGTAGAAATGCGCGGATTACAGCAAGAACATGTGGTGGTTCTTTATTTAAATACTAAAAATGAGATCATTAAAAAAGAAACTATTTTTATTGGCGGACTTAATTCATCTGTTGCACACCCTAGGGAGATATTTAGAGGAGCCGTAAGATACTCAGCCGCACGGATCATTGTCGGACATAATCATCCATCGGGTAATCCTGAACCATCTGAAGCTGATATTCAGTTTACTCGGCGGATGTCTGAATGTGGCGAATTAATGGGTATTGAAATGCTGGATCATATTATCGTGGGTGAACATGAATTTATTAGTTTAAAAGAAACAGGAATTTGTTAA
- a CDS encoding HAD family hydrolase, translated as MTKIEAVIFDMDGLMFDTEVLYYEANRIVAKRNNLDYTWEFHEKYIGVSDIEFHKEIYLNYESKQAEILIKEGGQALLEHVEVNGLRKKKGLIELLDYLESKKIKKIVASSSIKSLVSLFLEKEKLTSYFDAVIGGDEVSRAKPSPEIYEKAWLKAAASKEKTIVLEDSLNGIRASYDAHIPVIMVPDLIPPTIEAKEKTVTILADLIAVKNFIEQQNQ; from the coding sequence ATGACTAAAATTGAAGCAGTTATCTTTGATATGGACGGATTGATGTTTGATACAGAGGTACTCTACTACGAAGCGAATCGAATTGTTGCAAAAAGAAATAATTTAGATTATACATGGGAATTTCACGAAAAGTATATTGGTGTCTCCGATATAGAGTTTCATAAAGAAATTTATTTGAACTATGAAAGCAAACAAGCTGAAATACTGATCAAGGAAGGAGGTCAAGCCTTGCTTGAACATGTTGAAGTTAATGGTCTGCGTAAAAAAAAGGGATTAATTGAATTGCTAGATTATTTGGAAAGTAAAAAAATAAAAAAAATAGTTGCTTCCAGTAGTATCAAGTCTCTTGTCTCTTTGTTTTTAGAAAAGGAAAAATTAACCTCTTATTTTGATGCCGTTATTGGAGGAGATGAAGTATCACGCGCAAAGCCAAGTCCTGAAATATATGAAAAAGCGTGGTTAAAAGCAGCTGCTTCTAAAGAAAAAACCATTGTTTTAGAAGACTCGCTTAATGGGATTCGGGCAAGCTATGACGCTCATATTCCCGTCATCATGGTTCCTGATCTAATCCCACCAACTATTGAAGCTAAAGAAAAAACAGTGACTATTCTTGCTGATCTAATCGCTGTCAAAAATTTTATCGAACAGCAGAATCAATAA
- a CDS encoding bifunctional folylpolyglutamate synthase/dihydrofolate synthase, with amino-acid sequence MFTTYEEALNWIHATRTFGEKPGLKRMEWMLSQVNHPERKFKSIHIAGTNGKGSTLAFLRDMLEANGQIVGTYTSPYIEVFNERISVNSNPISDDEILRLANTVYPLTKELEKTQLGGPSEFEIITMMMLIYFGEGHADIVLIEVGIGGLYDSTNVITPVVSIITTIGLDHINLLGDTLSEIAVNKAGIIKAAVPVVIGKIEKEALKEIEEKAAEQDSLVIKYNQDFFVTKWQTLPTWGEQFVFEDDYIRLSPIQIGMLGRHQVENAAVAIEALRVYSHEIGLAVNHEKLLSGLKHTFWPGRLEKINEQPLLVLDGAHNEHAMKTLVETIKKNFAQQEVYIIMAAMQNKNIQGMVDQLQTIPNSRLILTSFDYPRAAGLDDLNKIMLTNGAVIDYWQEALVDSLNEMDENGVVIVTGSLYFISEVREYFKLANK; translated from the coding sequence ATGTTTACTACTTATGAAGAAGCATTGAACTGGATTCATGCGACTAGAACGTTTGGTGAAAAACCAGGATTAAAAAGAATGGAATGGATGTTAAGCCAAGTAAACCATCCTGAAAGAAAATTTAAATCGATCCATATTGCAGGAACAAATGGCAAAGGTTCTACGCTAGCTTTTTTAAGAGATATGCTTGAAGCCAATGGGCAAATAGTAGGAACGTATACATCTCCATACATTGAAGTGTTCAATGAGCGCATTAGCGTCAATAGTAATCCAATATCAGATGATGAGATTTTGCGGTTAGCGAATACCGTTTATCCACTGACAAAAGAGTTAGAAAAAACTCAATTAGGTGGCCCAAGCGAATTTGAAATCATAACAATGATGATGTTGATTTATTTTGGTGAAGGACATGCAGACATAGTCCTTATAGAGGTGGGTATTGGAGGATTGTATGATTCAACAAATGTCATTACCCCAGTCGTCTCAATCATCACAACAATTGGATTAGATCACATAAATTTACTTGGAGACACATTGTCTGAAATTGCTGTAAACAAAGCAGGTATTATTAAAGCAGCTGTTCCTGTAGTAATTGGTAAAATTGAAAAGGAAGCGTTGAAAGAAATTGAGGAAAAAGCTGCTGAACAAGATAGTTTAGTAATAAAATATAACCAAGATTTCTTTGTCACAAAATGGCAGACTCTTCCAACTTGGGGAGAGCAATTTGTGTTTGAAGACGACTATATACGTCTCAGTCCTATTCAAATAGGAATGTTAGGGCGTCATCAAGTAGAAAATGCTGCCGTAGCTATTGAAGCTTTAAGGGTCTATAGTCATGAAATCGGGTTAGCTGTAAATCACGAAAAGCTGCTTAGTGGTTTAAAACATACCTTTTGGCCTGGAAGATTGGAAAAAATAAATGAGCAGCCACTTCTTGTTTTGGATGGTGCTCATAATGAACATGCAATGAAAACGTTAGTTGAAACAATTAAAAAGAATTTTGCACAACAAGAGGTCTATATCATTATGGCCGCTATGCAGAATAAGAATATTCAAGGGATGGTAGATCAGCTGCAAACTATACCGAATAGCCGCTTGATCCTTACAAGTTTTGACTATCCTAGAGCAGCGGGACTAGATGACTTAAATAAAATAATGTTAACAAATGGAGCCGTCATAGACTATTGGCAAGAAGCTTTAGTAGACTCACTAAATGAGATGGATGAAAATGGTGTAGTAATTGTAACGGGTTCACTCTATTTTATTTCAGAAGTCAGAGAATATTTTAAACTAGCAAACAAATAA
- a CDS encoding valine--tRNA ligase — MTDELKMSTKYQPNQVEAGRYEKWIEKGLFKPSGDKTKEAYSVVIPPPNVTGKLHLGHAWDTTLQDIIIRQKRMQGYDTLWLPGMDHAGIATQAKVEAKLAEEGISRYDLGREKFIDTVWDWKEEYASVIREQWAKVGISVDYSRERFTLDEGLSDAVRKVFVTMYNKQLIYRGEYIINWDPKAKTALSDIEVIHKDVEGAFYHMSYLLTDGSGEVQIATTRPETMLGDTAIAVHPEDERFQHLIGRTVMLPLMNREIPIVADEYVEMDFGTGIVKITPAHDPNDFEVGKRHDLPQINVMNEDGSMNELSGKYMSMDRFEARKAIVKDLEAEGRLIKIEKMVHSVGHSERTGVVVEPRLSTQWFVNMAPLAKEALESQETENKVNFIPERFENTHMRWMENVHDWVISRQLWWGHRIPAWYHKTSGELYVGMKSPEDSENWVQDPDVLDTWFSSALWPFSTMGWPNEEAEDFKRYFPTNTLVTGYDIIFFWVSRMMFQSIEFTGKRPFKNVLIHGLIRDEDGRKMSKSLGNGIDPMDVIEKYGADALRWFLSNGSAPGQDVRFSYDKMDAAWNFINKIWNASRFALMNMEDFTVDQIDLTGKKTIADRWILTKLNETVEKVTDLFERFEFGEAGRILYHFIWDDFCDWYIEMSKEVLFGEDEEAKQMTRSILAYVLDQTLRLLHPIMPFVTEEIWENIPHEGESLVVAEYPVVHPELSDEAATKGMDVLMELIRSVRNIRSEVNTPLSKKIELLIKTNDQTIEQFLKDNTSYIERFCNPETLTISSDVKAPETAMTAVITGAEIYLPLAGLINLEEEIIRLEKELDKWSNEVKRVEGKLANKKFVENAPDAVVEAEKEKQSDYLEKQVVITERIKVLKNQL; from the coding sequence ATGACTGATGAATTGAAAATGTCTACTAAATATCAACCGAATCAAGTAGAAGCTGGTCGTTATGAAAAATGGATAGAAAAAGGATTATTCAAACCAAGTGGAGATAAGACAAAAGAAGCATATTCTGTTGTTATCCCACCTCCAAATGTAACTGGTAAATTGCATCTAGGTCATGCATGGGACACAACTTTGCAAGATATTATTATTAGACAAAAAAGAATGCAAGGATATGACACATTGTGGTTGCCAGGAATGGACCATGCCGGAATTGCAACACAAGCTAAGGTTGAAGCTAAATTAGCTGAAGAAGGTATCTCACGTTATGATCTTGGGCGCGAAAAATTTATTGACACTGTATGGGATTGGAAAGAAGAGTATGCAAGTGTGATTCGCGAACAATGGGCAAAAGTTGGGATTTCAGTTGACTATAGTCGCGAACGTTTTACATTGGATGAAGGGCTATCAGACGCTGTCCGTAAAGTATTTGTTACGATGTACAACAAACAATTGATTTATCGTGGAGAATACATCATCAACTGGGATCCAAAAGCTAAAACAGCTTTATCTGATATTGAAGTAATCCATAAAGATGTTGAAGGTGCTTTTTACCATATGAGTTACCTTCTAACAGATGGCAGTGGAGAAGTTCAGATCGCTACAACACGTCCTGAAACAATGTTAGGTGATACGGCGATTGCTGTTCACCCTGAAGATGAACGTTTCCAACACTTAATTGGGAGAACGGTTATGTTGCCTTTAATGAATCGTGAAATACCCATTGTTGCAGATGAGTATGTTGAAATGGATTTTGGTACAGGTATTGTAAAAATCACTCCAGCGCATGATCCTAATGACTTTGAAGTTGGAAAACGTCATGACTTACCACAAATCAATGTGATGAATGAAGATGGATCGATGAATGAATTGTCTGGAAAATACATGTCTATGGATCGTTTTGAGGCACGTAAGGCTATTGTAAAAGATTTAGAAGCAGAAGGTCGATTGATCAAAATAGAAAAAATGGTTCATAGTGTCGGACATTCGGAACGTACCGGAGTTGTAGTAGAACCAAGACTTTCCACACAATGGTTTGTAAATATGGCTCCTTTGGCTAAAGAAGCCTTGGAAAGTCAAGAAACAGAAAATAAAGTGAATTTTATACCTGAACGCTTTGAAAATACACATATGCGTTGGATGGAAAATGTCCATGATTGGGTAATTTCGCGTCAATTGTGGTGGGGACACCGCATTCCAGCTTGGTATCATAAAACAAGCGGCGAGTTGTACGTAGGAATGAAATCTCCAGAAGACAGCGAAAATTGGGTACAAGATCCAGATGTTTTGGACACATGGTTTAGTTCAGCGTTATGGCCGTTCTCAACAATGGGTTGGCCTAATGAAGAGGCTGAAGATTTCAAACGTTATTTCCCTACCAATACGCTAGTAACAGGATATGATATTATTTTCTTTTGGGTTAGCCGTATGATGTTCCAAAGTATAGAATTCACTGGAAAGCGTCCATTTAAAAATGTACTGATCCATGGGCTAATTCGTGATGAAGACGGCCGCAAAATGAGTAAATCATTGGGCAATGGAATAGATCCAATGGATGTTATTGAAAAATATGGTGCAGATGCACTACGTTGGTTCTTGTCAAATGGATCTGCTCCAGGACAAGATGTCCGTTTCAGCTACGACAAAATGGATGCTGCTTGGAATTTTATCAATAAAATTTGGAACGCTAGCCGCTTTGCGTTGATGAATATGGAAGACTTCACTGTAGATCAAATTGATTTAACCGGTAAAAAAACAATTGCTGACCGTTGGATCTTGACAAAATTGAATGAGACTGTTGAAAAAGTAACAGATTTATTTGAACGTTTTGAATTTGGCGAAGCAGGCCGTATTTTGTACCACTTTATTTGGGACGATTTCTGTGACTGGTATATTGAAATGAGTAAAGAAGTCTTGTTCGGTGAAGACGAAGAAGCCAAACAAATGACTAGAAGCATTTTGGCTTATGTATTGGATCAAACGTTACGCCTATTGCATCCAATCATGCCTTTTGTTACAGAAGAAATCTGGGAAAACATTCCTCATGAAGGGGAATCATTAGTAGTAGCAGAATACCCAGTTGTCCATCCAGAACTATCTGATGAAGCAGCAACTAAAGGTATGGATGTGTTGATGGAATTGATTCGTTCGGTTCGTAATATTCGTTCAGAAGTGAACACACCATTGTCTAAAAAAATCGAATTATTGATTAAAACAAATGATCAAACAATCGAACAATTTTTGAAAGACAACACATCTTATATTGAACGTTTTTGTAATCCTGAAACATTGACTATTTCAAGTGACGTAAAAGCTCCTGAAACAGCTATGACTGCCGTGATAACTGGCGCAGAAATTTATTTGCCATTAGCTGGGTTGATCAATTTGGAAGAAGAAATCATTCGTCTTGAAAAAGAATTAGATAAGTGGAGTAACGAAGTTAAAAGAGTTGAAGGAAAATTAGCAAATAAAAAATTTGTAGAAAATGCTCCTGATGCTGTGGTTGAAGCGGAAAAAGAAAAACAAAGTGATTACCTCGAAAAACAAGTTGTCATAACAGAACGTATAAAAGTATTAAAAAATCAGCTTTAA
- the tpx gene encoding thiol peroxidase, protein MEITRKGTPYKLKGIQTKVGDKAPNFKAGNLVDGAVELSDFYGKVVLISVIPDIDTRVCALQAKSFNKIASELDGVQLITISNNTKAEQAEWCAGKDISMEMLHDNDLEFGQAYGLVMEELGKLARSVFVVDSKGEITYQEIVSEMTSEPDYNKAIEAAKEAR, encoded by the coding sequence ATGGAAATTACTAGAAAAGGTACACCGTATAAATTAAAAGGGATCCAAACGAAAGTTGGGGATAAAGCGCCTAATTTTAAAGCTGGAAACTTAGTAGATGGAGCAGTTGAACTAAGCGATTTTTACGGAAAAGTCGTATTGATCAGTGTGATCCCGGATATCGATACACGGGTATGTGCTTTACAAGCAAAATCATTTAATAAAATTGCTAGCGAATTAGATGGAGTGCAGTTGATTACGATTTCTAATAACACAAAAGCAGAACAAGCTGAATGGTGTGCTGGAAAAGATATTTCAATGGAAATGCTTCACGATAATGATTTGGAATTTGGACAAGCATATGGTTTAGTTATGGAGGAGCTTGGAAAATTAGCTCGTTCAGTATTTGTGGTTGACTCTAAAGGTGAAATCACTTATCAAGAAATTGTTTCAGAAATGACTAGTGAACCAGATTATAATAAAGCTATTGAAGCTGCTAAAGAAGCACGATAA
- a CDS encoding redox-sensing transcriptional repressor Rex yields the protein MELNTKIHQIPNATAHRLPIYYRSLKKLNDTGIERIKSKELSQLTQIPSATIRRDFSHFGELGRSGYGYEVTYVTEVFRELLNVNNIINVVLVGVGNLGKAILTNNFKKEKNITIKCAFDIQSPFFGTEISGVPIFPMEQMKELVVNQQIHTAICAVPSEVSQEVVEQLIDAGITSILNFAPGRIKVPTNIQMKYIDFSSEIFTMVYQNEALYPAVLNEDNQQNS from the coding sequence GTGGAACTAAATACTAAAATACATCAAATTCCAAATGCTACAGCTCATAGGCTGCCTATTTATTACCGTTCATTAAAGAAACTAAATGATACCGGTATAGAACGTATAAAATCAAAGGAATTAAGTCAACTTACGCAAATTCCTTCTGCAACGATCCGACGAGATTTTTCTCATTTTGGGGAACTAGGAAGAAGCGGATATGGGTATGAAGTGACCTATGTAACAGAAGTATTTCGTGAATTACTCAATGTGAATAATATCATTAATGTAGTACTCGTTGGCGTAGGGAACCTTGGAAAAGCCATTTTAACAAATAATTTTAAAAAAGAAAAAAATATTACAATCAAGTGTGCTTTTGATATCCAATCGCCTTTTTTTGGCACGGAAATTTCAGGTGTTCCAATTTTTCCTATGGAGCAGATGAAAGAACTAGTTGTAAACCAGCAAATTCATACTGCAATTTGTGCGGTACCTAGTGAAGTATCTCAAGAAGTGGTGGAACAATTAATTGATGCAGGCATTACATCTATATTAAACTTTGCTCCGGGAAGAATAAAAGTACCTACTAATATCCAAATGAAATATATCGACTTTTCTAGTGAAATTTTTACAATGGTTTATCAAAATGAAGCTCTGTATCCAGCAGTTTTAAATGAAGATAACCAACAAAATAGCTAG
- a CDS encoding amidohydrolase, translating into MKLWKNGLFYTMEKEEETVSAVITDGEKIVATGEEKELKNTYDKEITEEVDLNGEIVFPGFVDSHLHLLWYGLSLARLNLNQSKSKKESMDKIRETIEQLALDEWLFVEGYNENEWQDDPTPITRIDLDAISTQHPLLVRRIDYHNVVINTVLINKIGIKDGQIYSGGGEIQLNQEGKVTGVLKDEATNLAINSFPSTTPKEQEEYLALAIEDLWSKGVTGAHSEDLHYFNGFEGTLKTFRDVIKKEKKAFRVHLLIHHEELEAYNRSEELFLAGDPFIELGAMKIFYDGTVGSRTALMTQPYAETANHGLQIQSDKIFVSLIKAARKAKLPVAIHILGDKAFEKVIATLREFPPLPGQLDRMIHTPWLSEELLKKAKNLPLIFDVQPQFMSSDLPWALDVLGENHPSLAFAWKSIKNAGFPLAGSSDAPIEIPNPFYGIHSAVTRTVRGGNSEKRYFPEEELSVFEALSLYTIGSATAGYKENIRGKIKTGYVSDFTILKKNPFMVEKEALSEMKVSKTVVGGAIVFKKNN; encoded by the coding sequence GTGAAATTATGGAAAAACGGTCTTTTTTATACAATGGAAAAAGAAGAAGAAACGGTTTCAGCTGTGATCACTGATGGTGAAAAGATTGTAGCTACAGGTGAAGAAAAAGAGTTGAAAAATACTTATGATAAAGAAATAACTGAGGAAGTTGATTTGAATGGTGAAATAGTCTTTCCTGGTTTTGTAGACAGCCATTTGCACTTGTTATGGTATGGATTGAGTCTTGCTCGCTTAAATTTAAATCAGTCAAAGAGTAAAAAAGAAAGCATGGATAAAATTCGCGAAACGATTGAGCAGCTCGCTCTTGATGAATGGTTATTTGTTGAAGGATATAATGAAAATGAATGGCAAGATGATCCAACACCTATAACAAGAATAGATTTAGATGCTATTTCAACACAGCATCCTTTGTTGGTCCGTAGAATTGATTACCATAATGTGGTCATTAATACCGTATTGATCAACAAGATTGGAATCAAAGATGGACAGATATATAGTGGCGGTGGAGAAATTCAATTAAATCAAGAAGGGAAAGTTACTGGAGTTTTAAAAGATGAAGCTACTAACCTAGCTATAAATTCTTTTCCATCAACAACACCAAAAGAACAAGAGGAGTATTTAGCATTAGCAATCGAAGATTTATGGTCAAAGGGGGTAACGGGTGCTCACTCCGAGGATCTACATTATTTTAATGGATTCGAGGGGACTTTGAAAACTTTTCGTGATGTGATCAAAAAAGAAAAAAAAGCTTTTCGCGTACATTTATTGATTCATCATGAGGAGTTGGAAGCTTACAATCGTTCTGAAGAACTTTTTTTAGCAGGTGATCCATTCATAGAATTAGGCGCTATGAAAATATTCTATGATGGAACTGTGGGCTCTCGGACAGCGTTAATGACCCAACCTTATGCTGAAACTGCTAACCATGGTCTACAAATTCAATCTGATAAGATCTTTGTTTCGTTGATTAAAGCAGCACGTAAAGCTAAACTTCCGGTAGCCATCCATATTCTAGGGGATAAAGCTTTTGAAAAAGTGATTGCAACACTTCGTGAGTTTCCACCGCTACCAGGGCAACTCGATCGCATGATCCATACTCCTTGGCTGAGTGAAGAACTATTAAAAAAAGCGAAAAATTTGCCTTTGATTTTTGATGTGCAGCCGCAATTTATGAGCAGTGATTTGCCTTGGGCGTTAGATGTTTTAGGTGAAAATCATCCGTCTTTAGCATTTGCCTGGAAAAGTATAAAAAATGCTGGGTTCCCATTAGCTGGAAGTAGTGATGCACCAATTGAAATACCGAATCCTTTTTATGGTATCCATTCAGCTGTTACAAGGACTGTTAGGGGAGGAAATAGTGAAAAACGTTATTTCCCCGAGGAAGAGCTTTCAGTATTTGAAGCTTTATCGCTTTATACGATTGGAAGTGCAACCGCTGGGTACAAAGAAAATATTAGAGGAAAAATAAAAACTGGCTATGTAAGTGATTTTACTATCTTGAAGAAAAACCCTTTTATGGTTGAAAAAGAGGCATTGAGTGAAATGAAAGTTTCGAAAACAGTTGTAGGTGGGGCTATAGTGTTTAAAAAAAATAATTGA